One part of the Ochrobactrum quorumnocens genome encodes these proteins:
- a CDS encoding amidohydrolase family protein: MKARSAVNVKTGDDELLKGVAVANLRGYYDIGLDAGRITSLTPSQATNGGFVTPLLADVHVHLDKTFTIERIAQRGSAKVECLFDAIDLMNVDRQTWNADDIRVRATRGLEAAFAQGVGAMRSHVDWTTPEMPTAWPVLNELRDEWKDRIDLELAALIHGDIVLDAGVEIAERVAKDGGVLGAFFYRNADLEAKVEAMFRLAVQHSLKLDFHVDEGLEPEADGFSLIVAATKHHKMSGRVLCGHACSLSLRSPQELSSILDAAADAGTALVSLPTSNLYLQDRLGGKSPRQRGVAPLIEARRAGMDAMLGSDNVRDAFYPYGDYDPLSVLRLAAPVCHLEPDDWLDSVTTLPARFIGSDCVQVLSEGGPANFIWHDATDINDLISRPQARRVIWRDGTII; this comes from the coding sequence ATGAAAGCGAGATCCGCCGTGAACGTTAAGACTGGGGACGATGAGTTACTGAAAGGCGTAGCCGTAGCTAACCTCAGGGGGTATTACGACATCGGCCTAGATGCTGGGCGCATTACATCGCTTACGCCTTCACAGGCAACAAATGGCGGCTTTGTCACGCCACTTCTCGCCGACGTTCACGTACATCTCGACAAAACCTTCACTATTGAGCGTATTGCCCAACGGGGTAGTGCCAAGGTCGAGTGTCTCTTCGATGCGATCGACCTGATGAATGTTGATCGTCAGACTTGGAACGCCGATGATATTCGCGTGCGTGCTACACGCGGACTTGAGGCAGCTTTTGCGCAAGGCGTAGGTGCCATGCGCAGCCATGTCGACTGGACAACGCCTGAAATGCCGACCGCATGGCCGGTTCTCAATGAGCTGCGGGACGAATGGAAAGACCGCATTGATCTTGAGCTTGCAGCCCTTATTCACGGCGATATCGTGCTTGATGCAGGAGTTGAAATTGCCGAACGAGTGGCAAAAGATGGCGGCGTTCTCGGCGCTTTCTTTTATCGCAATGCCGATCTGGAAGCCAAAGTCGAAGCAATGTTTCGTCTGGCCGTTCAGCATAGTCTCAAGCTCGATTTTCACGTCGATGAAGGGCTTGAACCAGAAGCTGACGGCTTCTCACTGATCGTGGCTGCAACCAAACACCACAAGATGAGCGGACGCGTTCTTTGCGGCCATGCTTGCTCACTTTCTCTGCGTTCACCGCAAGAACTAAGCAGCATTCTCGATGCTGCTGCGGATGCGGGAACCGCTCTCGTTTCGCTGCCGACTTCAAATCTCTATCTGCAAGACAGGCTTGGCGGAAAATCGCCGCGCCAGCGTGGTGTAGCGCCTCTCATAGAAGCGCGTCGGGCAGGCATGGACGCCATGCTTGGTTCCGACAATGTGCGCGACGCTTTCTATCCTTACGGGGATTACGATCCGCTTTCGGTTCTTCGCCTTGCAGCCCCGGTCTGCCACCTTGAGCCGGATGATTGGCTTGACAGCGTCACCACCCTGCCCGCCCGCTTCATCGGGAGTGACTGCGTTCAGGTGCTCTCTGAGGGCGGACCTGCTAATTTCATCTGGCATGACGCCACAGACATTAACGACCTCATCAGCCGTCCGCAGGCGCGTCGCGTCATCTGGCGTGATGGAACTATAATTTAA
- the proV gene encoding glycine betaine/L-proline ABC transporter ATP-binding protein ProV, protein MKSPAKTKISLSGVFKVFGDDPERAMQELRAGKSKAQIHSDHGATIGVDDATFDIKEGEVFVIMGLSGSGKSTLLRLLNRLIEPTAGSIEVDGRDIVKMSKRELIDLRRRDMSMVFQSFALLPNRTVLNNASFGLEVAGMGEAERHEKALKALAAVGLEPYANSMPDQLSGGMKQRVGLARALASEPTILLMDEAFSALDPLIRTEMQDELKRLQAENSRTIIFVSHDLDEAMRIGDRICIMQHGKVVQVGTPNEIVSSPANDYVRSFFRNVDVSRVFKASDVARDDELIMFNPAQLTSALERLDASGQTYGVLLDADRIYRGVVTRDALASGSFKPGDDQLDSAAAIQADAPLSGLLMRVAESPWPVPVTDRNNRYLGAISKSALLETLGRAG, encoded by the coding sequence ATGAAGTCGCCTGCTAAGACAAAGATAAGCTTAAGTGGCGTGTTTAAAGTCTTCGGCGACGATCCGGAGCGCGCAATGCAGGAATTGCGTGCAGGCAAATCAAAGGCTCAGATTCACAGTGATCATGGTGCCACAATCGGCGTAGATGACGCGACCTTCGATATTAAAGAAGGCGAAGTATTCGTCATCATGGGCCTCTCAGGCTCAGGTAAATCTACACTTCTGCGCCTGCTCAATCGTCTTATTGAACCGACAGCCGGTTCCATCGAAGTGGATGGCCGTGACATTGTCAAAATGTCGAAGCGCGAGCTGATTGATCTTCGCCGCCGTGACATGAGCATGGTGTTTCAGTCTTTTGCGCTGCTTCCCAATCGCACGGTGTTGAACAACGCATCTTTCGGTCTTGAAGTGGCTGGAATGGGTGAAGCCGAGCGCCACGAAAAAGCATTGAAAGCGCTGGCCGCTGTGGGGCTCGAACCCTATGCCAATAGTATGCCAGATCAGCTTTCGGGCGGTATGAAGCAACGTGTCGGTCTTGCGAGAGCGTTGGCGAGTGAGCCAACAATCCTGCTTATGGACGAAGCTTTCTCCGCGCTCGATCCTTTGATCCGCACGGAGATGCAGGATGAGTTGAAACGCCTTCAGGCCGAAAACAGCCGTACAATCATTTTTGTGAGCCACGATCTCGACGAGGCAATGCGAATAGGCGACCGTATCTGCATCATGCAGCACGGCAAGGTTGTTCAGGTTGGAACGCCGAACGAGATCGTTTCTTCACCTGCCAATGATTACGTCCGCTCATTCTTCCGCAATGTTGATGTTTCGCGCGTTTTCAAGGCGTCCGATGTCGCTCGCGATGACGAGCTGATCATGTTCAATCCAGCACAGTTGACTTCGGCACTAGAGCGCCTTGATGCGAGCGGGCAGACATATGGTGTCCTGCTTGACGCTGACAGGATTTATCGCGGCGTCGTTACCCGTGATGCTCTTGCCAGCGGAAGTTTCAAGCCGGGCGATGATCAACTCGACAGTGCTGCTGCCATTCAGGCCGATGCGCCACTCTCCGGACTGTTGATGCGTGTTGCTGAGAGCCCATGGCCGGTACCGGTGACAGACCGGAACAACCGCTATCTTGGGGCGATCAGTAAATCGGCACTGCTTGAAACGCTCGGCCGCGCTGGCTGA
- a CDS encoding ABC transporter substrate-binding protein, whose protein sequence is MKKTLVAALAALCMGLSAQMAYALDKVTLGTNWLAQAGHGGFYQALADGTYEKYGLDVKIEMGGPQVNNRPMLAAGRLDFLLTGNLLLSFNNVANGVPTTVVAAFYQKDPQALMAHEGEYKDFKDLANAQTILISKDGQFSFWPWLVKDFGFKDEQLRPYGYSLAQFLSDKKAVQQAYATAEPIYAEKEGAKVTTFLLADQGYSTYANTIETRQDLVEKNPELVQRFVTASIEGWTNFLYGDNSKAYELILKDNADMSKETLDAELARLKDLKLIDSGDTLEKGIGAIDMNRVKQFYELARKSGIVSGDELDMTKVATDAFVNKGAGLAIKKQLDQ, encoded by the coding sequence ATGAAAAAGACACTCGTTGCAGCCCTCGCTGCACTATGCATGGGCCTTTCCGCACAGATGGCCTATGCGCTCGACAAAGTGACGCTCGGCACCAACTGGCTGGCACAGGCAGGTCACGGCGGCTTCTACCAGGCTCTTGCCGACGGAACTTATGAAAAATACGGCCTCGACGTAAAGATCGAGATGGGCGGACCGCAGGTCAATAATCGTCCGATGCTCGCCGCTGGACGTCTCGATTTTCTCCTGACCGGCAATCTGCTTTTGTCATTCAACAACGTCGCCAATGGCGTGCCGACCACAGTTGTTGCAGCTTTCTACCAGAAAGACCCGCAGGCGCTGATGGCGCATGAAGGCGAATATAAGGACTTCAAAGACCTCGCAAATGCGCAGACGATCCTGATTTCCAAGGATGGCCAGTTCTCGTTCTGGCCGTGGCTAGTCAAAGATTTCGGCTTCAAGGACGAACAGCTCCGCCCTTATGGCTATAGCCTGGCTCAGTTCCTCAGCGACAAAAAGGCTGTGCAGCAAGCCTATGCAACTGCCGAACCTATCTATGCCGAAAAGGAAGGCGCCAAGGTTACAACCTTCCTGCTCGCAGATCAGGGTTACAGCACCTATGCGAACACCATTGAGACGCGTCAGGATCTCGTCGAAAAGAATCCAGAACTTGTGCAGCGCTTTGTGACGGCTTCCATCGAAGGCTGGACCAACTTCCTCTACGGCGACAACAGCAAGGCCTACGAACTGATCCTCAAGGACAACGCGGATATGAGCAAGGAAACGCTGGATGCGGAACTTGCACGTCTCAAGGACCTGAAGCTCATCGACAGCGGCGACACGCTGGAAAAGGGCATCGGCGCAATCGACATGAACCGGGTCAAGCAGTTCTACGAACTGGCTCGCAAGTCGGGCATCGTCAGCGGTGACGAATTGGACATGACCAAGGTTGCCACCGACGCGTTCGTAAACAAAGGCGCAGGTCTGGCCATCAAGAAGCAACTGGACCAATAA
- a CDS encoding FAD-binding oxidoreductase, whose product MNSVAPQRIYDWAAFRAEIEGIRIYDDPKQVELRSRDYFWYSPILTEDIGHYLGDLVVIPKDQDEVRRVTAAAAKLRIPITVRGGGTGNYGQCVPLEGGVILDMTKIDRIIAIEPGKVRVEGGARISRLDDAVRETGQELLMYPSTRRIATIGGFFSGGSGGIGSLRHGMLRDDGNVFCVKVLTVEPEPKIIELTGRDIHKVQHAYGTNGIILELEIGLTKATEWVHTAALFDTYEATLNFCLKALENNLDCYLLTTVDRRFARFYTKFGELFPSDKDAVFAMIAPQEVARFEALATEFGGKVSFSMTLDELHKAGLQPAYECGWNHTTLQALKAEPGWTYLQVAYPRPFDVALVNRQIERYGETQYMHHEMARLEGEVQIFALPLVRFEGRDQMYRLIEELEQVDGCDIYDPHAYTIEDGGMKEIDNVQIEFKKQADPYGLLNPGKTRGWTADMALKN is encoded by the coding sequence ATGAATTCTGTCGCACCGCAGCGCATCTATGACTGGGCAGCATTTCGCGCCGAAATCGAAGGCATCCGCATTTATGACGACCCCAAGCAGGTCGAACTGCGTTCGCGCGATTATTTCTGGTACAGCCCGATCCTGACCGAAGATATCGGCCATTACCTTGGCGATCTCGTCGTCATACCAAAAGATCAGGATGAGGTGCGCCGCGTGACAGCGGCTGCAGCCAAGCTCCGTATCCCAATTACTGTTCGCGGCGGCGGCACTGGCAATTACGGCCAATGCGTTCCGCTTGAAGGCGGTGTCATCCTCGATATGACCAAGATCGACCGCATCATCGCAATTGAGCCGGGTAAGGTTCGCGTTGAAGGTGGCGCACGTATTTCGCGCCTTGACGATGCTGTGCGCGAAACGGGTCAGGAATTGCTGATGTATCCGTCCACCCGCCGCATCGCCACTATTGGCGGTTTTTTCTCGGGCGGTTCAGGCGGCATTGGCTCGCTTCGCCATGGCATGTTGCGTGACGATGGCAATGTCTTTTGTGTGAAGGTTCTGACGGTTGAACCAGAACCAAAAATCATCGAACTGACAGGTCGTGATATCCACAAGGTGCAGCACGCTTATGGTACCAACGGCATCATTCTTGAGCTTGAAATCGGCCTGACGAAAGCAACGGAATGGGTGCATACTGCTGCATTGTTCGATACTTATGAAGCAACGCTAAACTTCTGCCTGAAGGCGCTGGAAAACAACCTCGACTGCTATCTACTGACGACTGTGGATCGCCGTTTTGCGCGCTTCTACACCAAGTTTGGCGAACTCTTCCCATCCGATAAGGATGCCGTTTTCGCGATGATCGCGCCACAGGAAGTCGCACGTTTTGAGGCGCTTGCAACCGAGTTCGGCGGCAAGGTCTCTTTCTCGATGACGCTCGATGAATTGCACAAGGCTGGCCTCCAACCCGCTTATGAATGTGGCTGGAATCATACAACCCTTCAGGCGCTGAAAGCGGAACCGGGCTGGACTTATTTGCAGGTTGCCTATCCTCGTCCGTTTGATGTGGCGCTGGTCAATCGCCAGATCGAACGCTATGGCGAAACGCAATACATGCATCACGAAATGGCGCGCCTTGAGGGTGAAGTGCAAATTTTTGCCTTACCGCTCGTGCGCTTTGAAGGCCGTGATCAAATGTATCGCCTCATCGAAGAGCTGGAACAGGTCGACGGCTGCGACATCTATGATCCACATGCCTACACGATCGAAGACGGTGGCATGAAGGAAATCGACAATGTTCAGATCGAGTTCAAGAAGCAGGCCGATCCTTACGGTCTGCTCAATCCCGGCAAAACTCGCGGCTGGACGGCCGACATGGCATTGAAGAACTAA
- a CDS encoding D-TA family PLP-dependent enzyme — MTRPKTVHEIDTPAILIDVNRVQANIKKAQAHADAIGVKLRPHIKTHKLPFFARRQLEAGAVGITCQKLGEAEVMADAGIVDIFLPYNILGKEKLDRLHSLHQRITISVTVDNFTSLEGLEKRFTNDGRPLTVLIECDTGMGRCGVQMPEEALELARHIDQSKGLKFGGLMTYPATGKAEQAEQWLVEARNLLVTNGLQCETISSGGTPDMWRSPNESVITEYRPGTYIYFDRYQVGQGAAVLDDCALTVLSTIVSHPTPDRAIIDAGSKSLSSDTLGLVDFGELAERPDARVTGLSEEHGTLKGDIAGLKVGDKVRVIPDHVCVVSNLFDEVHLISGDDVIDILPVAARGKLN, encoded by the coding sequence ATGACACGGCCTAAAACTGTCCATGAAATCGATACGCCGGCGATTCTGATTGATGTTAATCGTGTCCAGGCCAACATCAAGAAGGCGCAAGCTCACGCCGACGCTATTGGTGTAAAACTTCGTCCACACATCAAGACCCACAAACTGCCGTTCTTTGCGCGCCGCCAGCTTGAAGCAGGCGCAGTGGGGATTACTTGCCAGAAGCTTGGCGAGGCTGAGGTTATGGCAGATGCGGGAATTGTCGATATTTTCCTTCCATATAATATTCTAGGCAAGGAAAAACTCGACAGGCTCCATTCGCTTCATCAGCGCATAACGATCTCGGTGACCGTCGATAATTTCACGAGCCTCGAAGGATTGGAAAAGCGTTTCACCAACGATGGGCGCCCGCTTACGGTGCTGATCGAATGCGACACCGGCATGGGACGTTGCGGCGTCCAGATGCCGGAAGAGGCGCTGGAACTCGCGCGCCATATTGATCAGAGCAAGGGGCTCAAGTTTGGTGGGTTGATGACGTATCCGGCGACGGGCAAAGCCGAACAAGCTGAACAATGGCTTGTGGAGGCACGTAACCTGCTCGTTACGAACGGCCTCCAATGTGAAACCATTTCAAGTGGCGGCACACCGGATATGTGGCGTTCTCCCAATGAGAGCGTGATCACGGAATATCGGCCCGGCACCTATATCTATTTCGATCGTTATCAAGTCGGGCAGGGGGCAGCAGTGCTCGATGACTGTGCATTGACTGTGCTTTCGACGATCGTCAGCCATCCAACCCCCGACCGTGCAATAATTGATGCTGGTTCCAAGTCGCTTTCGAGTGACACGTTGGGACTTGTCGATTTCGGAGAACTGGCCGAGAGGCCAGATGCGCGTGTCACAGGCTTGAGTGAAGAACACGGCACGCTCAAGGGTGATATTGCCGGGCTGAAAGTGGGTGACAAGGTGCGGGTCATTCCCGACCATGTGTGCGTTGTGTCCAATCTCTTTGATGAAGTGCATCTCATATCAGGCGACGATGTTATCGACATCTTGCCGGTGGCTGCGCGTGGAAAGCTGAATTAA
- a CDS encoding ABC transporter permease, with translation MNQMQNQLPVLNSEQHRLARRDRNLRIIMPTLAIIIALGIWEGLVRFYEVPHYLIPAPSLIAETLVKDGPSLMTSMWFTVKLTLISLLCAIVGGVLLGMIFALSRPIEMAFFPFAVILQVTPVIAIAPLILIYVRDTFSALLICAWIVAFFPILSNTVIGLRSADHNLRDLFKLYRASPWQRLRYLLAPSALPYFMAALKIAGGLSLIGAVVAEFVAGSAGQSTGLASRILESSFRNEIPRMFAALFLVSLLGIVIFLITSWLSRLVLGRWHESEIRRER, from the coding sequence ATGAACCAAATGCAAAACCAACTGCCAGTTCTTAATTCCGAACAACACCGCCTCGCCCGCCGCGATCGAAATCTGCGTATCATTATGCCAACACTTGCGATCATCATCGCACTTGGCATTTGGGAAGGCCTCGTACGCTTTTATGAAGTGCCGCATTACCTGATCCCGGCTCCGTCGCTTATTGCAGAAACACTGGTGAAAGACGGACCGTCACTGATGACGTCAATGTGGTTTACGGTCAAGCTCACGCTGATCTCGCTTCTTTGCGCGATTGTCGGCGGCGTTCTGCTCGGCATGATCTTTGCCCTCTCCCGACCGATTGAAATGGCATTCTTCCCATTCGCCGTTATTCTTCAGGTGACACCGGTTATCGCTATTGCACCGCTGATCCTGATCTATGTGCGCGATACGTTTTCAGCATTGCTGATCTGCGCATGGATCGTCGCCTTCTTCCCGATCCTGTCAAACACCGTCATCGGTCTGCGCAGTGCGGATCATAATCTGCGCGATCTGTTCAAGCTCTATCGTGCATCGCCTTGGCAGCGTCTGCGCTACCTGCTCGCGCCAAGCGCTTTACCTTATTTCATGGCAGCACTTAAGATTGCCGGTGGTCTTTCACTGATTGGCGCAGTCGTCGCTGAATTCGTTGCTGGCAGCGCTGGCCAAAGCACAGGCCTTGCCTCGCGTATTCTGGAATCAAGCTTCCGCAACGAAATTCCGCGCATGTTTGCAGCGCTGTTCCTCGTTTCACTGCTCGGCATTGTGATCTTCCTTATCACAAGCTGGCTGTCGCGCCTTGTCCTTGGACGCTGGCATGAAAGCGAGATCCGCCGTGAACGTTAA
- a CDS encoding TetR family transcriptional regulator C-terminal domain-containing protein, with the protein MTIDDQNDDNELTGRDKVLGRRRRIQGAIRTAAIDEFAEKGLVGASTQGIAHRAGLTKPQLHYYISSKEELYEDIIVFILDDWEEIFLGASTEQDPAKVIRQYIRAKLAYSQKNPKASRLFTTEIANGAPYLRRHWAKHVSATHNAVKLIQSWVDDGRIKPVDPLLFQMHIWAVTQHYADFETQVRSMMELSKDEPLDLDRIEKEVSTLFLRACGLE; encoded by the coding sequence ATGACAATAGATGACCAGAATGACGACAACGAACTGACCGGACGAGACAAGGTTCTCGGCCGCAGGCGTCGTATTCAAGGTGCTATTCGCACAGCCGCTATCGATGAGTTTGCGGAAAAAGGACTGGTGGGCGCATCAACGCAAGGAATTGCCCACCGTGCTGGTCTCACCAAGCCGCAGCTTCACTACTATATTTCCAGCAAGGAAGAGCTCTACGAGGATATTATTGTCTTCATCCTCGATGATTGGGAAGAAATTTTCCTCGGAGCCAGCACCGAACAGGACCCGGCCAAGGTGATCCGGCAGTATATTCGCGCAAAACTCGCCTATAGTCAGAAAAACCCCAAAGCCTCTCGGCTATTTACTACCGAGATTGCCAACGGTGCGCCCTATCTCCGCCGTCATTGGGCAAAACACGTCAGTGCGACCCACAATGCGGTAAAGCTCATCCAGTCATGGGTAGATGATGGCCGTATCAAGCCGGTCGATCCGCTTCTGTTTCAAATGCATATATGGGCTGTCACACAGCATTATGCTGACTTTGAAACACAGGTTCGCAGCATGATGGAACTGAGCAAGGACGAGCCACTCGATCTTGACCGCATTGAGAAAGAAGTTTCAACGCTGTTTCTCCGCGCTTGTGGACTTGAGTGA
- a CDS encoding ABC transporter permease → MELNFSIGGWADVVVNYILDHFTPALDMIAATIGFVTDGIQNALLSIPPVAGIGILTLLALWRVGWKFAIFTALALALIIHMGLWNGTMESLSLVLASTIIAVVIGIPLGIAMARSDAVASIVRPVLDLMQTMPAFVYLIPAAMFFGLGAVPGTIATVIFAMPPVVRLTNLGIRQVHAEFVEAGLAFGCTSRQLLFKVQLPNAMPSIMAGMNQTIMLSLSMVVIASMIGAGGLGNTVLTGIQRLDVGKGFEGGLAVVILAVILDRITQSFGKGNSGGVLGFFKRLSFMKKTAGEQSSSALRKQEV, encoded by the coding sequence ATGGAATTGAATTTTAGTATTGGCGGATGGGCAGACGTGGTGGTCAACTACATTCTTGACCACTTTACGCCAGCGCTCGATATGATCGCCGCTACAATTGGTTTCGTCACTGACGGAATTCAGAATGCACTTCTTTCCATTCCACCTGTGGCGGGTATCGGAATTCTCACATTGCTCGCGCTTTGGCGTGTAGGCTGGAAGTTTGCGATTTTCACTGCGCTCGCGCTGGCACTCATCATCCATATGGGGCTGTGGAATGGCACTATGGAAAGCTTGTCGCTGGTACTGGCGTCCACAATCATCGCGGTGGTGATTGGTATTCCGCTTGGTATCGCCATGGCCCGCAGCGATGCGGTGGCTTCCATTGTTCGCCCTGTGCTTGATCTCATGCAGACGATGCCCGCATTCGTGTATCTCATTCCGGCTGCGATGTTTTTTGGTCTTGGTGCCGTACCGGGCACGATTGCAACAGTCATCTTTGCGATGCCGCCGGTTGTGCGTCTAACCAATCTTGGTATCCGTCAGGTCCATGCCGAGTTCGTCGAAGCAGGATTGGCATTTGGCTGCACCTCACGGCAGTTGCTGTTCAAGGTTCAGCTTCCAAATGCCATGCCATCAATCATGGCGGGTATGAACCAGACAATCATGCTGTCGCTTTCGATGGTGGTCATCGCATCGATGATTGGTGCTGGTGGTCTCGGGAACACGGTACTTACGGGCATTCAGCGTCTCGATGTGGGCAAGGGTTTTGAGGGCGGTCTCGCCGTGGTCATTCTGGCCGTTATTCTCGACCGCATTACACAAAGCTTTGGCAAAGGAAATTCGGGGGGCGTGTTGGGCTTCTTCAAAAGGCTGTCCTTTATGAAAAAGACGGCGGGTGAGCAGTCCTCATCTGCGCTCCGTAAGCAGGAAGTATGA
- a CDS encoding glycine betaine ABC transporter substrate-binding protein — MLGKLTKIGLAAVVAGSMTAGAAFAQDSKTVKIGWAPWSDAEFVTKLAAKLIEDNLGQKVELVQTDVAPLYQGVSRGDIDAMMMAWLPETHADYYKRVEDKVENLGPLYEGAKLGWIVPDYIPESEISSIEDLKKPEVREKLKGEIQGIDPGAGLTRLSDEAIKKYGLDYKLNISSEAAMLTTVDRATRSDGWFVATSWSPHWMFGKYKLRYIADPEGALGGAEHVDAIARKGFKEDNPKAAAFLTKMSIPINELETAMFEAQETSYEKAVDKYIAEHPDRIKEWLAE; from the coding sequence ATGTTAGGCAAGCTAACAAAAATCGGTCTCGCAGCAGTAGTTGCAGGCAGCATGACTGCCGGAGCGGCTTTCGCGCAAGACAGCAAAACAGTCAAAATTGGCTGGGCTCCATGGTCTGACGCAGAATTTGTGACCAAACTTGCTGCGAAGCTTATCGAGGACAATCTCGGTCAGAAAGTGGAGCTGGTGCAGACTGACGTAGCGCCGCTTTATCAGGGTGTTAGCCGTGGCGACATCGATGCGATGATGATGGCCTGGCTGCCTGAAACTCATGCGGATTATTACAAGCGCGTCGAAGACAAGGTCGAAAACCTTGGCCCGCTATATGAAGGCGCAAAGCTTGGCTGGATCGTTCCGGACTATATTCCTGAAAGCGAAATCAGCTCGATTGAAGATCTGAAAAAGCCGGAAGTTCGTGAGAAGCTTAAGGGCGAAATTCAAGGCATCGATCCGGGCGCAGGTTTGACCCGTCTGTCGGACGAAGCAATCAAGAAATATGGGCTGGACTATAAGCTCAATATTTCCAGTGAAGCCGCGATGCTGACGACTGTTGACCGCGCGACCCGTTCTGATGGCTGGTTTGTTGCCACGTCGTGGAGCCCACACTGGATGTTCGGCAAATATAAGCTGCGTTATATCGCTGATCCGGAAGGCGCATTGGGCGGCGCAGAACATGTTGACGCGATTGCACGTAAGGGCTTCAAGGAAGATAACCCTAAGGCCGCCGCTTTCCTCACCAAGATGAGCATTCCGATCAATGAGCTTGAAACCGCAATGTTTGAAGCGCAGGAAACATCTTACGAGAAGGCTGTCGACAAGTATATTGCCGAGCATCCTGATCGGATCAAGGAATGGCTGGCTGAATAA
- a CDS encoding ABC transporter ATP-binding protein, producing MSVAPNSQAPSSLIDINGVYKQYGTGVMAVSDMSLKIEQGQFVSFLGPSGCGKSTALRMIAGLESISAGDIRVNGHTPGKGPVGAQDIGFVFQEPTLMPWASVFDNVYLPLRLSGLSRKEATPRVDEVLAQVGLSRFANAYPRELSGGMKMRVSIARALVTRPRLLLMDEPFAALDEMTRFKLNNDVLRLWQEHGLTVIFVTHSVYESVYLSNRVIVMAARPGRVVADIAIEGSYPRAENFRTTEAYAKDCARVSDALTATLSSQDIDH from the coding sequence ATGAGCGTGGCCCCCAACTCGCAAGCCCCATCTTCCCTGATTGATATCAACGGAGTCTACAAGCAGTACGGCACCGGTGTCATGGCCGTGAGCGATATGTCGCTCAAAATCGAACAAGGCCAGTTCGTTAGCTTTCTCGGCCCGTCGGGCTGTGGCAAGAGCACGGCTCTGCGCATGATCGCTGGGCTTGAATCTATTTCCGCAGGCGATATTCGCGTCAACGGCCATACACCGGGCAAAGGACCGGTTGGTGCTCAGGACATCGGTTTTGTGTTTCAGGAACCAACGCTGATGCCGTGGGCCAGCGTTTTCGACAATGTTTATCTGCCGCTTCGTCTTTCCGGCCTTTCTCGCAAAGAAGCAACGCCGCGCGTGGACGAAGTGCTGGCGCAGGTTGGCCTATCCCGTTTTGCCAACGCCTATCCGCGTGAGCTTTCCGGCGGCATGAAAATGCGCGTGTCCATTGCCCGCGCGCTGGTCACGCGTCCTCGTCTTTTGCTTATGGATGAGCCGTTTGCAGCATTGGATGAAATGACCCGCTTCAAGCTCAACAATGACGTGTTGCGGCTCTGGCAAGAGCATGGGCTGACGGTGATCTTCGTCACGCACAGCGTTTATGAGTCTGTGTATCTGTCCAATCGCGTGATCGTCATGGCAGCGCGTCCCGGACGTGTGGTTGCCGATATTGCCATTGAGGGCAGCTATCCACGCGCTGAGAACTTCCGCACCACGGAAGCTTATGCAAAGGATTGCGCGCGCGTTTCTGATGCACTCACCGCGACGCTTTCGTCTCAAGACATTGACCACTGA